CACGGAGGAGCAGATCGACGCCGTGGCGCTTCTCGCACTTTCCCTCCAGAAGCGTTTCGACACGCGGCCCGACAAGTCCTCCGTTCATCTGCCCGTGGCCACACCCACGAACAACCACCGAGCCATCTGGCTCGGCGGCGGCGGAGTCGGCAAGACACGCACCCTCGGGAAGATCGTGCAGCCTCTCGCCGAAACGTACTTCGGGCCCAACGGCTACTCCGCCACAGCACAATCCAATCAGGCCGCTCAAAACCTGGGCTCACGAGCCAGAACGCTGCACGCGGCCAACGGTCTCCTCCTGACCGATTCCCTGCAGACAGCCAGACTGCGACTGAACGCGCAGACGCAAAAGAAAATGGATCGCATCGCCGGAGATCTCGGCGTCGAGGTCATCGATGAGCTGGGCGCTGTTCCCGGTGACCTTCTTCATGCCGATGCTCTACGCAAGACGTACGGACGAGCTCTGCGCCACAACCTCGACTCCACCCACTACATGAAGCCAGCCGAGACGTGGGGCCGCATGCCGTGCAAGATCTTGTCCGGCGACTTCTACCAGCTCCCGCCTGTACCAGCATCGGCTTCTCTGCTGGCTTCTCCAAGCAACCAATCCTATGAGCACCAGCAGGGCCGGAAGCTGCTTCTGGACATGGACTACGTCCACGACTTCGTCGAGATGCGGCGCTTCGACGATCCGCTGCTCATCGAGATCCTGACGGCGATGCGGACGCCCGGTGGGAAGAAGATCTCCGAGGAGGCTTGGCATGCTCTCCAAGCCACAGTCATCCAGACCTCTACCCCGGATCCACGACTGCGGAACGCCAGGGGCTGGTACGAGTGTGCCTACGAGTGGCGCATCGTCTCCTATGCCATGCACGCTCATGCGCGACTCAACGCCAACGCCGCGGGCCAGCTCTTGTACTACATCCCGTCGATCGACCTCCCGAGCGCTCGCATGAGCAAGGAGGACTTCGACGCCATGCGTGCCCTGCCCAACATCAGTACCACCGCCAAGTTCCCCGGGATCCTGCCCGTATACATCGGCATGGACATGATCCTCACGGAGTCCTTCTTGCCGCCGCGGCTTGTGCGAGGGGCACCGGTGCAAGTCGTGGACATTGAGCTCCATCCGAAGGAACCGTCCGTTCAAGGCCGACCCTCCATTGCTGTACACGGCTGCGTCGTCCTCCACTTCATGCCCAAATGCATCTACGTACGCTTGCGCGAGTGCAAAGACGTCTTCCTGCTGCCTGCCGACAATGCTTCTCAGTCAAGCGCCTCGGATCTGACGGGCATACTTGCTGTGCAGCCCCTCACGCGCCAGTGGAAGTTCAAGATGAAGGGCTCGCAAAACGCGGTGTCTGTATCCAGGA
This genomic stretch from bacterium harbors:
- a CDS encoding AAA family ATPase — protein: TEEQIDAVALLALSLQKRFDTRPDKSSVHLPVATPTNNHRAIWLGGGGVGKTRTLGKIVQPLAETYFGPNGYSATAQSNQAAQNLGSRARTLHAANGLLLTDSLQTARLRLNAQTQKKMDRIAGDLGVEVIDELGAVPGDLLHADALRKTYGRALRHNLDSTHYMKPAETWGRMPCKILSGDFYQLPPVPASASLLASPSNQSYEHQQGRKLLLDMDYVHDFVEMRRFDDPLLIEILTAMRTPGGKKISEEAWHALQATVIQTSTPDPRLRNARGWYECAYEWRIVSYAMHAHARLNANAAGQLLYYIPSIDLPSARMSKEDFDAMRALPNISTTAKFPGILPVYIGMDMILTESFLPPRLVRGAPVQVVDIELHPKEPSVQGRPSIAVHGCVVLHFMPKCIYVRLRECKDVFLLPADNASQSSASDLTGILAVQPLTRQWKFKMKGSQNAVSVSR